The following coding sequences are from one Sesamum indicum cultivar Zhongzhi No. 13 linkage group LG11, S_indicum_v1.0, whole genome shotgun sequence window:
- the LOC105174624 gene encoding glutamate-rich WD repeat-containing protein 1 produces the protein MVRSLKNPKKAKRKNKGSKKGEGSSSSSAPSVAAKVWQPGVDKLEEGEELQCDPSAYNTLHAFHIGWPCLSFDVLRDSLGLVRTEFPHTVYCVAGTQAERASWNSIGIFKILNISGKRRELVPNKANGDGSDMDSESSDSDEDDEEHGGGSGSPILQLRKVSHEGGVNRIRAMRQNPHICASWADTGHVQVWDFGSHLNALIESDREAIHGGSTVFNQAPLVKFSGHKDEGYAIDWSPLVAGRLVSGDCKNCIHLWEPASDSTWNIDPNPFVGHTASVEDLQWSPTEPYVFASCSVDGNVAIWDIRLGKSPAVSIKAHKADVNVITWNSLASCMLASGSDDGSFSIRDLRLLKEGDSVVAHFEYHKHPITSIEWSPHEASTLAVSSSDNQLTIWDLSLERDEEEEAEFKAQTKEQVNAPTDLPPQLLFVHQGQKDLKEVHWHSQIPGMVISTAADGFNILMPSNIEMALPANDASSM, from the exons atgGTTCGGAGCTTAAAGAATCCCAAAAAGGCAAAACGCAAGAACAAG GGTTCGAAGAAAGGTGAAGGATCATCATCTAGTTCGGCGCCTTCGGTGGCGGCAAAGGTGTGGCAACCTGGTGTAGACAAATTGGAGGAAGGAGAGGAGCTTCAGTGTGATCCTTCGGCTTACAATACTCTGCATGCTTTTCACATAGGTTGGCCTTGTTTGAG TTTTGATGTACTGCGTGATTCATTGGGCTTGGTGCGTACTGAGTTTCCACATACCGTGTATTGTGTCGCCGGAACACAG GCAGAGAGAGCTTCCTGGAACTCTATCGGAAtatttaagatattaaatatttctgGCAAGAGACGTGAATTAGTGCCAAACAAGGCAAACGGAGATGGTTCTGACATGGATAGTGAGAGTAGTGATAGtgatgaggatgatgaagaGCATGGTGGTGGATCTGGGTCCCCAATTTTGCAG CTACGCAAAGTGTCTCACGAAGGTGGTGTGAACCGCATACGTGCTATGCGACAAAATCCTCATATTTGTGCATCATGGGCAGATACTGGTCATGTTCAG GTGTGGGACTTCGGCTCTCATTTAAATGCTTTAATAGAATCAGATAGAGAAGCTATACACGGAGGATCCACTGTGTTCAATCAAGCTCCTTTAGTTAAGTTTAGTGGACACAAGGATGAAGGCTATGCCATAGACTGGAGTCCTCTTGTTGCTGGAAGGCTCGTGTCAG GGGATTGCAAAAACTGTATTCATCTATGGGAGCCAGCATCAGATTCAACATGGAATATTGATCCTAATCCTTTTGTTGGTCATACTGCAAGCGTGGAAGACTTACAG TGGAGTCCTACAGAACCATATGTCTTTGCCTCATGCTCTGTTGATGGAAATGTTGCAATTTGGGATATCCGTCTGGGAAAGTCTCCTGCAGTTTCTATTAAAGCACATAAAGCTGATGTAAATGTGATAACATGGAACAG CCTGGCAAGCTGTATGCTGGCATCTGGTAGTGATGATGGGTCATTTTCCATTCGGGATCTTAGATTGCTAAAG GAAGGGGACTCTGTAGTTGCACATTTTGAGTACCATAAACATCCCATTACATCCATTGAGTGGAGTCCACATGAGGCCTCCACCTTGGCAGTGTCTTCATCAGACAATCAACTAAC AATATGGGACCTTTCTCTGGAGAGAGATGAAGAAGAGGAGGCTGAGTTCAAGGCGCAGACAAAGGAACAAGTAAATGCCCCTACAGATTTGCCACCACAACTTCTATTTGTTCATCAG GGTCAGAAGGACTTGAAAGAAGTTCATTGGCATTCACAGATACCTGGAATGGTGATATCCACTGCTGCGGATGGCTTCAACATATTAATGCCTTCAAATATTGAAATGGCACTTCCTGCCAATGATGCTTCATCTATGTAA
- the LOC105174622 gene encoding uncharacterized protein LOC105174622 — MEPSGGKPSFLRNILVRLFLFCVLVIALRFAYVVTIRGESCDVGDFCFFTLPENFNVVAGVGQLATSSSSAIISSSGKEAPLTPKKIPDLWATEGFQKAVQFYSSVFQDLMSEAILSPNFKTLCVDTATGADVFALKEIGVEDSVGISKKGFKPLVISGQGFKQPFGDETFDFVFCGGGVVEKSVRPGDLAAEIGRTMKPEGFLVVHTGANDTYSFESLLGLFNFCRLVKSQDFGGFGSKMPFVREIVLQKFSEAVNSKGIIESSSSDSVNKCSVPSYKLDLIRKAEPLIEEEPKKPWITLKKNVQKIKYLPSMVDISFKPKYVYVDVGARSYGSSIVSWFRKQYPKQNKTFEIYAIEADKTFHDQYKSKKGVTLLPYAAWVRNETLYFEINGDPGHKEVEKGRGMGRIQPVQSSDGSTSSGNVDQIQGFDFADWLMNTVSERDYVVMKMDVEGTEFDLIPRLFETGAICLIDELFLECHYNRWQKCCPGERTAKYQKTYGQCLNLFTSLRKSGVLVHQWW, encoded by the coding sequence atggAGCCGAGTGGGGGGAAGCCGAGCTTTTTGAGAAATATTCTGGTGCGTTTGTTTCTATTCTGCGTGCTTGTGATCGCTTTGCGATTTGCTTACGTGGTCACAATCCGTGGTGAATCCTGTGACGTCGGTGATTTCTGTTTCTTCACCTTACCGGAGAATTTCAACGTCGTTGCCGGAGTAGGGCAGTTGGCGACATCCTCTTCGTCTGCTATTATTTCATCATCCGGCAAAGAGGCGCCTTTGACGCCCAAGAAAATCCCCGATCTATGGGCAACGGAAGGTTTCCAAAAAGCCGTGCAGTTTTACTCCTCGGTTTTTCAGGATCTGATGTCTGAAGCCATTTTGAGCCCTAATTTTAAAACCCTATGTGTCGACACGGCCACAGGAGCTGATGTTTTCGCCCTGAAGGAGATCGGCGTGGAGGATTCCGTTGGTATTTCTAAGAAAGGTTTCAAGCCCTTGGTGATTTCAGGCCAGGGTTTTAAGCAGCCGTTTGGTGATGAGACTTTTGATTTCGTTTTCTGCGGAGGTGGGGTGGTAGAAAAGTCGGTGAGGCCGGGTGATTTAGCGGCGGAGATTGGGAGGACGATGAAGCCCGAAGGGTTTCTGGTCGTCCACACGGGGGCAAACGATACCTATAGTTTTGAATCTTTACTTGgtttgttcaatttttgtaGATTGGTAAAGAGTCAAGATTTTGGTGGGTTTGGTTCCAAAATGCCATTTGTTCGAGAAATTGTTCTGCAAAAATTTAGTGAAGCGGTGAATTCCAAAGGAATTATTGAAAGCTCTAGTAGTGATTCAGTGAATAAATGCTCGGTTCCAAGTTATAAGCTGGATTTGATAAGGAAGGCAGAGCCTCTGATAGAGGAAGAACCCAAAAAACCGTGGATTACACTCAAGAAAAATGTCCAGAAGATAAAGTATTTGCCTTCAATGGTTGATATTAGTTTTAAGCCAAAGTATGTATATGTTGATGTTGGAGCTAGAAGCTACGGCTCAAGTATCGTGAGTTGGTTTAGGAAGCAATACCCAAAGCAGAACAAGACATTTGAGATTTATGCAATTGAAGCAGATAAGACTTTCCATGATCAGTATAAGTCCAAGAAAGGGGTTACTTTACTGCCCTATGCGGCTTGGGTAAGGAATGAGACCTTGTATTTTGAGATTAATGGGGACCCTGGTCACAAAGAAGTGGAGAAAGGCAGAGGAATGGGCAGGATTCAACCGGTTCAGTCCTCTGATGGTTCTACATCATCTGGTAATGTCGATCAGATTCAAGGATTTGATTTTGCTGATTGGTTGATGAATACAGTGTCGGAGAGGGACTATGTGGTTATGAAGATGGACGTGGAAGGGACTGAATTTGACTTGATTCCCAGATTGTTTGAAACGGGAGCTATTTGCTTGATTGATGAGCTGTTTCTTGAATGCCATTATAATAGGTGGCAGAAGTGTTGTCCAGGTGAGAGGACGGCGAAGTACCAAAAAACGTATGGGCAGTGCTTGAATTTGTTTACTTCTCTCAGAAAAAGTGGAGTTCTAGTCCATCAGTGGTGGTGA
- the LOC105174620 gene encoding probable protein phosphatase 2C 65 → MGACCSCHTGGRFEYPVEEEDEEREVEHEDIILRGHAGARVRHQGSSKYVSMYTQQGKKGTNQDAMTVWESFSGDKDMFFCAVFDGHGPSGHKVAQYVRDLLPAKISSLYKQSSVDGKNAVLDIETGADDRNQNMESKNPLLLSWKARLTKSFQEMDEQLGADGSVETYCSGTTSVCVLRKGEHLIIANLGDSRAVLCTRNESQQLVSEQLTVDLKPHLPAEAKRITSCQGRIMAMDEEPNVYRIWMPNEDCPGLAMARAFGDFCLKDFGLISTPEVTYRKLTERDEFVVLATDGIWDALSNDEVVKIVASARKRSMAGKLLVEKAVRAWKYKFPRAKIDDCAVVCLFFKRQKPVLTKSASEVTELSFNFTELEAQSIAGRTDDALDTVLDCRIDGSPEDTKTGAGKSDPTLNRPRRRRPARKLEYVGE, encoded by the exons ATGGGTGCATGCTGTTCATGTCATACTGGTGGCAGGTTTGAATATCctgttgaagaagaagatgaagaaagagAGGTTGAACATGAGGATATCATATTGAGAGGCCATGCTGGTGCACGTGTCCGGCACCAGGGATCCTCTAAATATGTGTCTATGTACACCCAGCAAGGTAAAAAAGGGACCAACCAAGATGCCATGACTGTCTGGGAG AGCTTTTCAGGGGACAAAGACATGTTCTTTTGTGCTGTGTTTGATGGACACGGACCTTCTGGCCACAAGGTGGCACAATATGTCCGTGATCTTTTGCCAGCAAAAATTTCTTCGCTGTATAAACAATCAAGCGTTGATGGGAAGAATGCTGTTCTTGATATTGAAACTGGAGCTGATGACCGCAACCAAAATATGGAATCTAAAAATCCTTTACTATTATCATGGAAAGCTAGATTGACCAAGAGCTTCCAGGAGATGGATGAACAACTTGGGGCGGATGGTTCGGTTGAGACCTACTGCAGTGGTACGACGTCTGTTTGTGTGCTTAGAAAG GGTGAACACTTGATAATTGCGAATTTAGGGGATTCTCGTGCAGTCCTTTGCACAAGGAATGAAAGTCAACAGCTTGTTTCTGAACAACTGACAGTTGATCTGAAACCACATCTTCCAG CTGAAGCAAAGCGAATAACAAGTTGCCAAGGCAGAATTATGGCAATGGACGAAGAACCAAACGTGTATCGGATTTGGATGCCTAATGAAGACTGCCCTGGTCTAGCCATGGCAAGGGCTTTCGGGGACTTTTGTTTAAAGGACTTTGGCCTCATCTCAACACCTGAAGTTACTTACAGAAAGCTCACAGAAAGAGACGAATTTGTAGTCCTAGCAACTGATGGC ATATGGGATGCACTATCAAACGATGAAGTAGTAAAGATTGTGGCATCAGCACGAAAACGATCAATGGCAGGGAAATTACTGGTAGAGAAAGCAGTCAGGGCATGGAAATACAAATTCCCTCGTGCCAAGATCGATGATTGTGCTGTCGTCTGCTTGTTCTTCAAGCGCCAGAAGCCCGTACTCACAAAATCTGCATCAGAAGTCACTGAGCTTAGCTTTAATTTTACTGAGCTAGAAGCACAGAGTATAGCCGGGAGAACTGATGACGCACTTGACACAGTTTTGGATTGCAGAATTGACGGAAGCCCAGAGGATACTAAAACTGGAGCTGGTAAGTCAGATCCTACACTGAACCGTCCAAGGAGGAGAAGGCCAGCAAGGAAACTTGAGTACGTTGGAGAGTAA